One window of the Aquila chrysaetos chrysaetos chromosome 8, bAquChr1.4, whole genome shotgun sequence genome contains the following:
- the THBD gene encoding thrombomodulin — protein sequence MRRLPLPLPLLLAGLGLGLGGEPERDAEPAAPSGAQCLEHDCFGIFWAPRSFAEAGAACERGGGHLMTVRSTVAEDAIALLLQNRSGRLWLGLRLPLSCTDPAQRLRGFQWVTGDRRTDYSNWAPSGRRCGELCVTVSRELRWEERRCEAPADGFLCEYNYAGSCPRLPAAEGLPVTYATPFGARGGDFLALPPRSSAVIPAVGLELRCDEEGGSGGLRWGRAAPGAWPCRLANGGCEGACGEEGGRPACSCPDGKVLAPDGRGCSSPCAGAPCQHHCVVTGTTFVCMCDSGYRLAADGSSCEDDDDCAVVPRLCEQVCVNTEGGFECHCHQGYEMLNGRCRPVSRCYEAPCEQQCEDVPDGYRCSCYPGYAVNPQAPTRCQLYCNRSQCPAECDPHTLSCECPDGFLLDSDADSGHVCVDIDECDMNFCQHNCTNHPGGYECHCHAGYRLLDKNHCVKILEEDGEGAYSGDFGPSTQVPVPSQTPPKAEHLHPGVLVGIAVGALSAALTLLALGYHLAKKRCRTPATMDYKCGGPHEKEMGLQPVASGCAASGQKL from the coding sequence ATGCGGCGGCtcccgctgccgctgccgctgctgctggccgggctggggctggggctcgGGGGGGAACCGGAGCGGGACGCGGAGCCGGCCGCCCCCTCGGGAGCGCAGTGCCTGGAGCACGACTGCTTCGGCATCTTCTGGGCGCCGCGGTCCTTCGCGGAGGCCGGCGCGGCGTGCGAGCGAGGCGGCGGGCACCTGATGACCGTCCGGTCCACGGTGGCGGAGGACGCCATCGCCCTGCTGCTCCAGAACCGCAGCGGGAGGCTGTGGCTGGGGCTGCGCCTGCCCCTTTCCTGCACCGATCCGGCCCAGCGCCTCCGCGGCTTCCAGTGGGTGACGGGCGATCGCCGCACCGACTACTCCAACTGGGCGCCGTCGGGGCGGCGGTGCGGGGAGCTCTGCGTGACCGTGTCGCGGGAGCTGCGCTGGGAGGAGCGGCGTTGCGAAGCGCCGGCCGACGGCTTCCTCTGCGAGTACAACTACGCGGGCAGCTGCCCTCGCCTGCCTGCCGCCGAGGGGCTGCCCGTCACCTACGCCACCCCCTTCGGAGCCCGCGGCGGGGACTTTCTGGCTCTGCCGCCCCGCAGCTCCGCCGTCATCCCGGccgtggggctggagctgcgCTGCGACGAGGAAGGGGGAAGCGGGGGGCTGCGCtggggccgcgccgcgccgggagCTTGGCCCTGCCGCCTGGCTAACGGGGGCTGCGAGGGGGCTTGCGGCGAGGagggcggccggccggcctGCTCCTGCCCCGACGGCAAGGTGCTGGCCCCCGACGGCCGCGGCTGCAGCTCGCCCTGCGCCGGCGCGCCCTGCCAGCATCACTGCGTCGTCACCGGTACCACCTTCGTCTGCATGTGCGATTCGGGCTACCGGCTGGCCGCCGACGGCAGCAGCTGCGAGGACGACGACGACTGCGCCGTGGTGCCGAGGCTGTGCGAACAGGTCTGCGTCAACACCGAGGGCGGCTTCGAGTGCCACTGCCACCAAGGCTACGAGATGCTGAACGGGCGCTGCCGGCCCGTCTCCCGCTGCTACGAGGCGCCCTGCGAGCAGCAATGCGAGGACGTGCCCGACGGGTACCGCTGCAGCTGCTACCCCGGCTACGCCGTCAACCCGCAGGCGCCCACCCGCTGCCAGCTCTACTGCAACCGCAGCCAGTGCCCGGCCGAGTGCGACCCGCACACCCTGTCCTGCGAATGCCCCGACGGCTTCTTGCTGGACAGCGATGCCGACAGCGGGCACGTCTGCGTGGACATCGATGAGTGCGACATGAACTTCTGCCAACACAACTGCACCAACCACCCCGGCGGCTACGAGTGCCACTGCCACGCCGGCTACCGGCTCCTCGACAAGAACCACTGCGTGAAAATCCTGGAGGAGGACGGGGAGGGAGCCTACTCGGGGGATTTTGGGCCCTCTACCCAGGTGCCCGTCCCCAGCCAGACCCCACCGAAGGCAGAGCACCTCCACCCCGGCGTGCTGGTGGGCATCGCCGTGGGTGCCCTCTCCGCGGCCCTGACCCTGCTGGCCCTGGGGTACCACCTGGCGAAGAAGCGCTGCAGGACCCCCGCCACCATGGATTACAAGTGCGGCGGCCCCCACGAAAAGGAGATGGGACTTCAGCCGGTCGCCTCGGGGTGTGCTGCCTCTGGCCAGAAACTGTAG
- the SSTR4 gene encoding LOW QUALITY PROTEIN: somatostatin receptor type 4 (The sequence of the model RefSeq protein was modified relative to this genomic sequence to represent the inferred CDS: deleted 1 base in 1 codon), translated as MSADAEQLPAGAQVASVPLWTVSSWAASEVPPNTSAAAGEAGRQQGQAEWGGKAGEIAGMVVIQCIYALVCLLGLLGNSLVIFVILRYAKMKTATNIYLLNLAIADELFMLSIPFVATSAALHHWPFGRALCRTVLGVDGLNMFTSVFCLTVLSLDRYIAVVHPLRAATYRRPRVAKMVNGGVWLLSLLVASPIPIFAGTATTRDGQAVACNLLWPSPAWSAAFVVYTTLLGFLLPVLAMGLCYLLIVGKMRAVAQRVGWQQRRRSEGKLTRLVLMVVAMFVVCWMPFYVVQLVNLLLPGRLDATVNNASLILSYSNSCANPILYGFLSENFRHSFHGVLRRCLDASLCCCHAGEGAAEEEEEEEPLDYCTAPRGDDKGKGCMCPPLPCQQEPVHPEPCCKSGPLLTKTTAF; from the exons ATGAGCGCCGACGCTGAGCAGCTCCCGGCAGGGGCCCAGGTGGCCAGCGTGCCCCTCTGGACAGTATCCAGCTGGGCCGCCTCCGAGGTGCCCCCCAACACCAGCGCGGCTGCGGGGGAGGCCGGCCGGCAGCAGGGGCAGGCGGAGTGGGGCGGCAAGGCGGGCGAGATCGCGGGCATGGTGGTGATCCAGTGCATCTACGCCCTGGTGtgcctgctggggctgctgggcaaCTCCCTGGTGATCTTCGTCATCCTGCGCTACGCCAAGATGAAGACGGCCACCAACATCTACCTGCTCAACCTGGCCATCGCCGACGAACTCTTCATGCTCAGCATCCCGTTCGTGGCCACGTCGGCCGCCCTGCACCACTGGCCCTTCGGCCGGGCCCTGTGCCGCACCGTGCTGGGCGTCGACGGGCTCAACATGTTCACCAGCGTCTTCTGCTTGACCGTCCTCAGCCTGGACCGCTACATCGCGGTGGTGCACCCGCTGCGGGCAGCCACCTACCGCCGTCCTCGGGTGGCCAAGATGGTCAAC GGGGGGGTGTGGCTCCTCTCCTTGCTGGTGGCTTCGCCCATCCCCATCTTCGCCGGCACGGCAACCACCCGCGATGGCCAAGCGGTGGCCTGCAACCTCCTGTGGCCGAGCCCGGCCTGGTCGGCCGCTTTTGTGGTCTACACCACCTTGCTGGGCTTCTTGCTGCCGGTGTTGGCCATGGGGCTGTGCTACCTGCTGATCGTGGGCAAGATGCGGGCGGTGGCACAGCGGGTGGGCTGGCAGCAGCGCCGGCGCTCCGAGGGCAAGTTGACGCGCCTGGTGCTGATGGTGGTCGCCATGTTCGTGGTCTGCTGGATGCCCTTCTACGTGGTGCAGCTGGTCAACCTCCTGCTGCCCGGCCGCCTGGATGCCACCGTCAACAACGCCTCCCTCATCCTCAGCTACTCCAACAGCTGCGCCAACCCCATCCTCTACGGCTTCCTCTCCGAAAATTTCCGGCACTCCTTCCACGGCGTGCTGCGCCGCTGCCTCGACgccagcctctgctgctgccacgccggggagggggctgccgaggaggaggaggaggaagagcccCTCGACTACTGCACCGCTCCCCGGGGGGACGACAAGGGCAAGGGCTGCATGTGTccgcccctgccctgccagcaggaGCCCGTGCACCCTGAGCCCTGCTGCAAGTCCGGACCCCTCCTCACAAAGACCACTGCCTTCTAG